A genome region from Populus alba chromosome 5, ASM523922v2, whole genome shotgun sequence includes the following:
- the LOC118061701 gene encoding transcription factor UNE12 → MANNPTEPPTDDFLQEILGMPSFASAEAGLVGADAGLAGAAAAQASMMLQLSSGDGSGHISDLGGAPGGGSAGFHGFPLGLSLEQGKGGFLKPEDASGSGKRFRDEIVDGRAKNVFHGQPMPTTVAIAPHPPAMRPRVRARRGQATDPHSIAERLRRERIAERIRALQELVPSVTKTDRAAMLDEIVDYVKFLRLQVKVLSMSRLGGAGAVAPLVTDIPLSSVEDETGEGGRNQPAWEKWSNDGTERQVAKLMEENVGAAMQFLQSKALCIMPISLATAIYHTQPPDTTTIVKPETNPPS, encoded by the exons ATGGCCAATAATCCAACCGAACCTCCAACCGACGATTTCCTCCAGGAAATCCTCGGGATGCCTAGCTTTGCTTCGGCTGAAGCCGGTTTGGTTGGAGCCGATGCTGGCCTGGCTGGCGCCGCTGCTGCTCAAGCTTCTATGATGCTGCAGCTTAGCTCCGGTGATGGTTCCGGCCACATCTCCGACCTTGGCGGTGCTCCTGGAGGAGGAAGCGCCGGGTTTCACGGCTTTCCCCTGGGGCTTAGCTTGGAGCAAGGGAAGGGAGGGTTTCTGAAGCCCGAGGATGCGTCTGGGAGTGGAAAAAGGTTCCGTGATGAGATTGTTGATGGCAGAGCGAAAAAT GTTTTTCATGGTCAACCAATGCCCACAACCGTTGCTATAGCACCGCATCCACCAGCAATGCGCCCAAGGGTACGGGCTCGACGAGGTCAAGCCACAGATCCACACAGTATTGCTGAACGG TTGCGCAGAGAAAGAATAGCTGAAAGAATCAGGGCATTGCAGGAGCTGGTTCCTAGTGTCACCAAG ACGGATCGAGCCGCAATGCTTGATGAAATCGTGGATTATGTGAAGTTTTTAAGGCTTCAAGTAAAG GTATTGAGCATGAGTAGACTGGGCGGAGCTGGTGCTGTTGCCCCACTTGTAACGGACATCCCACTATCATCAGTTGAG GATGAAACTGGCGAAGGAGGAAGAAACCAACCAGCTTGGGAGAAGTGGTCGAATGATGGCACTGAACGGCAGGTAGCTAAGCTAATGGAGGAAAACGTTGGCGCTGCCATGCAATTTCTTCAATCGAAGGCTCTTTGCATCATGCCCATCTCACTAGCCACGGCCATTTACCATACACAACCACCAGATACCACTACTATTGTCAAGCCAGAAACAAATCCCCCATCATAG